The Gossypium hirsutum isolate 1008001.06 chromosome D07, Gossypium_hirsutum_v2.1, whole genome shotgun sequence genome includes the window GCGCCGCTTGCAAGATCTTAAGGCGAAGATGTGCTGATAAGTGCGTCTTGGCACCTTATTTCCCTCCCACTGAGCCTACCAAGTTTACCATTGCTCATCGTGTCTTTGGTGCTAGCAACATTATCAAGTTCTTGCAggtatcctttttctttttctccataATCACTCTCCCATTCACCCTAGAGCCTGATAGTGTGAAATGGTAAAACACTGTAGCTTCGGGTTAATGCGTTGACAATTGAGGCCAAAACAGATAATATATTTATGGAAAAGTCATTTGGTGGAAcgatttttattttctataagGGTGGGGCAGGGTTGAGACGTATAGTTAAACACAAATTGAGGTTTATTGACATAGTCAAAAGACACTGCATGTGGAAAGGACCCTACTTTCTGCATTAAAATGTTGGCACTTGCTAAATATGTCGCCAAATGTACTTATCCGTTTCTCGTATATGCAAATGAGGGAATTGACTGTCCCgcattaaataattatttgtggTTGctcaatagtcaattatgatcaGATATGCTAAAACGAGGGAAATTTTCAGGAACTTCCAGAGTCCCAAAGGGCTGATGCAGTAAGCAGCATGGTGTACGAGGCGAGTGCCAGAATCCGAGACCCGGTTTACGGTTGCACCGGGGCGATTTGTCAACTGCAAAAGCAAGTTAATGAGCTCCAAGCACAACTAGCCAAAGCTCAAGCTGAAGTGGTGAACATGCAGTTGCAGCAAGCCAACCTGGTGGCTTTGCTTTGCATGGAGGTGGCACAGTCTCCTCAACAGAATCCCCACCAACCCATCAACGATTTCCTCAGCAACAGCCCACAAAGCTACCACAGCAACCCTAGTTTCTTGGATGACAACAACTTAGGTTCATCATGGGAGCCTCTCTGGACATGAAGCACTCAAGCTTTATATGCatatgtttagaaattttatgaaaatgaaaCTCTCCCAACTCTAAGCCAATGGCTCCAAAGAAGGAGAAGTTGAAGGAGATTAATAAAATTAACTTGGTAGTAGATGGAAGTTTAGGGTCTAATCACTTTGTTAAAATTAAGTAGTAGTAGATTTGCTGttgcttctgtttttttttttttttttttttggatagtCCCGGGATGTTGGCATGAAGTAGATATGTCTTTTTCCTCCATGTAATTTGCTCCCATGTTTGGAGAGAAAGAGAAATATGTACTCCATTTTTTTCTTCCTAAACTTTATATTTGTGTTctgatttttgaaattataacaaCTTTTAGGTCACCTACTATGATTACTTATAATTGATGTTTTGGTTTAGTTCTTTGTTAGATTAACTAGCTCTTGACCATCTCAGCAACTACTTCCTCTGATTTTGACTCGGGATTTAACaagtaaattagttttttttttataaaatattgggTAAGAGATGCGATAACTAGGTTCGAATCTGCGTAAAATAAATTTTGACAAGAGTTTTAATTCTACtccatataaaacaagacaataagtaaattagttgttgtatttatttttagaattatctatatatttattttataatctatgtTCGAAGTTTATAATTATCTCTTTCAAcaatattatctttaaaatttgatcCGGTATCTCTCATTGATCATATTGTGCCTTACTATTTCCCGTCGTcgttaaatattattataatatttttatagaagGTATAAGTTGTTAAtagatgaattttgaaaacatgtCAACAGAAATTTAACCATAAATACTTTATGAATTTTGTAACTAGTTTTAAGAAATCACAATTATTGAATTCTAAATATAAATCTGGAATCTCTTTTATCTAAAAAGACTTAATAATGTAAATGTAAACTTTTTTGAGTTGATACCTGAaagttttaaatatgatatttatataattatatcaatGTATGAAATATGTGTTGGTGGAGTGCTAATTTGAAAGTGGTGATACAACCTGGAATTTAGAGAGAAATAGCAGAAGAAAAGAAGGAGGAGAGAAAGAAACAAATAAGGAGAGAAAAACGTTTTTTGTAATTCAATTCCAAAATTCACATAACCACCTCCTTAACAgctaaaaatttaaagagaaaaacaaaacgGTCTTGGGAAATTAGTTACATTTGCCAGCTAAGTTCGTTATCACCGTTTCATTAAAACTTAGCCTAGGCTTGAAATGCCccttttaactaaaactgaaACACATCATTTTAAACAGCAAGAACTTCCTTTAAACTCATCGTTTCAtccctattattttatttttcgaattCTACCTCGTAATAAATATTGCCTTCCAAAAAAGACTATTGTCCTTAAGGATCAAAATAAGGAAAGTTGGCCTGAAACTGTTACAAAGGTTCCCAAGTAGCATCTTTAGCGAAAGTGTCCACCCATTCCACCAGGACTTCGGTACTTGCTTGATTCCCTTTCTTCACCATCCTCTTATCCAATATTCTCATTAGTTCCTTCATCATGGCTCCATGAATATCCACCAAGGGCAATTGAGATTGAACTGGAGCTGCTCCTATATGCTTTTTCAACTGAGACACATGGAAGGTAGAATGAATGCTCGAGCCTGGACGTAATTGTAATTGATAAACCACCTGCCCCACCTTCTTcaatacaagaaaatgactaaaatacttAGGAGAGAGCTTCTAATTAAGGACCCTTCTAACTGTTTGTTGTCTATGTGGTTGCAACTGCAAGGAGACCAAATCTCCAACTTGAAAACTCATGTCAATTCTATGTTTATCAACAAGTTGCTTCATACGAGTCTGATCTCTTTTCAAGTGGAACTACAACATCTTTTGAGTAGCTTCGCAAGCATGTAGGCTTTTTTCCACCACTACTACAGGTGAGTACCCCTGCCAAATAGGGCATATGCTGTGGAGGAGGAAGCCCATAAAGAGCTTCATATGGGGTGAGCTGAATGGTTGAATGGAAAGAAGAATTATACCACCACTCAGGAAGTGGTAACCAACTTGACCACTCTGCAGGCTTCTCCCTTAACATGTATCTTAAGTAATTCTCCAAGCAACGATTAAGCACCTCAGTTTGTCCATCCATTTAGGGGTGATAAGCTGTGGATAGGAGAAGCTTAGTACCAGCTCGTTTGAACAACTCTTACCAAAAGCCACTCACAAATATCATGTCTCTGTCCGAAATGATAGAATCGGGCATTCCATGTAGTTTGTACACATGGTTCAAGTGCTCCTAAGCTACTTCCCTGGCTGAGAAAGGATGAGATAAATCTAGGAAGTGGCCATAGTTGGTCAAATGGTCTACTAAAACTAAGATTGAGTCTTTCCTCTTAAATATGGGTAGGCCTTCAATGAAATCGAGACTAATGACAGACCAGGCCCTTTATGGAACAAGAAGTGGTTGTAAAAGTCCTAGTGTAactacattttcaaatttgcatTTCTGACAGACGAGGCATTCTTTAGTCCAACGATTGACATCAGTTGTTAAACCCATCCAATACACCAAACCAGCCAAACACTTCCTAGAAGTTTGAATCCCTAAGTGCCCCTATTGCACTAGcatgaaaatactaaaataactCTCTCTTTAAGTTCACATCCTTCCCCActacaatcttttcctttcctgTGCAAGAAATGCCCATCCTAAGAGTATTTCTCGCGTTAGGAGTGACCATGTTACTGCACTTTTTGGATGATCCAAGTGATCTTAGCATCATCTTAATAGGGTTGTTGCACCCTTAGCAAGAGACTAAAGATAACAATACTATTAGCAATGAGAAACAACTGACCTCCTTCTAGTTGAGGTTACCTGAAGAGGGCATCAACCACTCGATTATTGATCCCCTTCTTATAAAGGATCTCAAAGTCATATCCTAACATCTCAGCCACCCACTTTTACTGAAAGAAAGTGATGTCTACCTAATTAGATAAGAACTTTAGAGTGTGGTGGTCAGTTCTAATCTTAAAATACCTCCCCACCAAGTAAGCATGCCACTTTCTTAATGCCAAAAAGACAACCAACATCTCATTTTAATAAATAGAGAGTGATTGTTGTCTTACTCCCAATGCCTTACTTAAGAAAGCAATTGGCCTACCCTGCTGTTGTAAAACTGCCCCTATCACAAAATCACTAGCATTTGTATCCACAGAGAATTCCAACTAAAAGTTTGGAAAAACTAACACTGGTATTGAACATAAGGCCTCTTTCAAAGCCTGAAAAGCCAAAGTAGCCTAATCAGTCCAACCCTAGCCATTCTTTTTCAATAAATTAGTCAAAGATTTAGCCAAAATAACATATTGCCTAATAAACCTTATATAGTAGCTAGAAAGACTAAGGAAACTCCTCAATTCTTTGACTGGTTATAGAATAGGCCATTAGGAAACACATTCAACCTTGAATTGTCCATAGAGACTGTCCTATTGTGTATCACATGCCTCAAGTACTCAATATGAGCAGACCCAAAACAATATTTACTTCTCTTAGCAAATAGTTGGTGACTCCTCAAGATTTCAAGAACTTCCTTTAAGTGTTGTAAATGTTCTGCCCATGTGTTTAAATATACTAAAATATCATCGAAAAAAACCAATAATGACCTTCTGAGCAAGGGCTTGAAGACTGAGTTCATAAGGGCTTGGAAGCTTAAATGAGTATTAGTGATGCCAAAAagcatcaccaagaactcatagtATCTTTCATGGGTCCTAAAAGCTATTTTGTGTACATTTGGCTCTCACATTTGGATCTAGTGGTAACtagacctcaaatctatcttaaaAAACACCTTAGTTGCtcctaactcatccaataatTCCTTAATTATGAGGATGAAGAATTTATCTTTAATAGTAAGTTGGTTTAATTGTCTATAGTCAACACATAAGCTCTAGCTTCCATATTTCTTTTTTACCATAATAATCGAGGAAGAAAATAAGCTATTACTATCCCTAATTATCCCAACTTGGAGCATTTCCTATATCAACTTCTCCATCTCTCTTTTCTAAACAGTAAGACATCTGTAGGGTTGAATTTTAACCAAAGCCTCCTAATCTTGCAAAGGAATTTTATGTTCTTGCATCCTAGAGGGTGATAGTCCCTTTAGTGTTTGGAAAACATCAGCAAACTCATTCAGCAGGTATTGGAGTTATTGGTCATTGATGGTAGTCCCCTCTATCAAAAGGGTAACTTGAGTAGGAGAGCTCATCACCAAAGTACAATGCCCTAACTCCTGTCCAATGGCAgcaaaaaatttgagaaaagaaCCAACACTCTTCTTAGTAATAGAACCAGGAACAATGCCATGCATAATGCATGGTTTTCCTTTAACCAAAAATTGCATGGTCAAGGAACTAAAATTACAGATGATGTCTCCTAGAGCCAACAACCACTATACCCCCAACACCATATCACATCCCACCAAACATCTTTACACACCTCCTGGTAAATAAAAAACTACTATTGGCCACAGTAACTTTCAACTGATTATGGTGCAACACAGAAAGTGACAACTTGTGCACTAATTTAGCATCTATAAAATTGTAAGTACTGCCTGAGTCTACCAAAATGATAGTCCAAACAGACCCCGCTCGAGTTGTAACCCTCATCATATTATAACCTTGTAAATCAGTAAAGACATATAAGGAAATAATGCGAGACTAATGAGGACTCTCCTTCAAAGCAGCTTCTTCTAACAATTTAGGATATTCTTGGAAGTCTTTGACCTCACCAATAGACATAGGCTTAAGTAAATTTTGATACAATTGTGATTTGACACACTTGTGTCCCACTTGGTACTTGTCCCCACACCAAAAATAAATACCCTTTTACTTACGTTTAGCCATTACAGTGGTAGAAATGGTCTTGTAAATAGGCTTATTAGTAGGAATACTAGACACAGGTGGCCCTTGGGAGGAGGAAATAGATTTCACAGGTGCTGAAGAATGACTTGACACAACAGAATGACTAAAAAAGAACATTGCTGAGTTGTTTAAGGGAACCAAAGTCCTCTTAGAAGAATACGAGAGAATACCCTCAACCTTCCTAGCCAACTAGAACCCTTCGAccaaggatgatggttggaaGAGTTCAAGGTATTGACCAGTCTCAACCTTCAAATTACTCAGAAATATATTAAGAGCATATGGTTGAAGAAGGTGAAATTGGTTAACCAAGGTAACAAAAGCACATGATATTGTTCAACAGTACCTTATTGTTTAAGGCTAACCAATTCTTTCATGGGATCACAAAAGAAAATAGATCCAAACCACTCCTGCAAGTTACGAGCATAGCATGGCTAGGTCAAAATATGGAGGCCACCATTCCTTTAGGAGTAGAAATGGTTCCAATCTAGTACTTGACCCTCCAAATTCAGCATAACCATCTGAATCTTGTTCGTCTCAAAAGTGCCCTTAGCTTCAAATAATTATTCTAACTTAGCCCACCAACTTCAGAAATCAATGCCATCAAATTTTGGGTACTCAAGCCGAGATGGTCTGATACATCCATCCACAATAGTGGAAGCCTACAAATGAACACAACCCATATCAGCAGGTGGAGGAGGACTTACCCTGTTAGGAGCTTGACTAAATTTTGGAACCACGAATTCTTTAAAAGCAAAACCAGGTGGTGCTCCTCCTTAAAACTCATTTCCCATTGCAAGTAACCTCAGTAGTGGGTGGTCTCAAGTACTAACCAAGCAAAGACTGAAGATCGCCTTTGAATTCCTCCTTAAACTCCTAAAGTTTGGTGTTCAACTTAGTATCCTAACGAACCAGCTCCTCTTAGGTCTTGGTAATCTCCTACTGTATCATGCGGAGCTCCTTCTGTAAATGCATGGACACGCCATCACTAGCCATGGATGGGATCAGAATATCTCTAATAGCTTTGATATGACctagaatttagaaaaaaaaataacagaagaaaagaaggaaaagagaaagaaagaaatagggaGAAGAGAAATaacagaagaaaagaaagagaagacaAAGAAAGAAATAGGGAGAAAAAAATGTTTTCTATAATTCAATTCTAGAATTCATATAACCACCTCCTTAACAACTGAAAActtaaagagaaaaagaaaatggtctTGGGAAATTAGTTATATTTTCTAGCTAAGTTCATTTTTACGACGCACAGTTTCATTAAAACTTCACCTAGACTCGAAAACCTTGTTTAACTAAAATTGAAACACATAATTTTAAACAGCAAGAACTTCCTTTAAACACACCGTTTTAAATCGTAACAAGTGGTTAAAGTTTTATCTCCTAAACCAATTATCAAAAATGGAATAGAGAGTGAAGGGTGAAGGTTTTGCATTGATACCATGAACTGAATCGGGCAACAGACTTTATCGCAAACTTTACTTTCAAGGCCAACATAGAATTGTAACTTTTTTGTAGAGAATCCAGTTGTTAGTAGTTAGTTAGAAGCATTTAGTAGCTAGTTAAAATTAGTTACTGTTAGGTAGTTAGTTAATATCTAGTTGGTTAGTATAAACATAATACATGGAATGTAAATTAAgtatgaattaaaagaaaaaaaattaccattctttcttcctttcttattTCATTTGTTATTTTTTCCAGTTATTTTAGCATGGTATCAAAGCAAGGTTCCCAACTCTATTCCAATCAATTTCTCTATGTTTTGGGGTTTTTTTATTACTAGATTTACTATAGTGTTCTTGATCTAGTTTTCTTGCAGTGTTTCGTTGATATTTCTGGTTTTTGTTTTCTTAGTATTTGACGATGGTTGATCCACCACATATAAGTAATCGTATAGTAGATTGAACACCATGATCGTATAGTAGATTGAACACCATACTCTTCTGTGCTCTCTGGTTTCAATCATCCACTATTCTTGCATTTTTCTGACACACTAAGTACATTGCTTGCTTCTAATCAGTTACTTGGCTTTGAAAACTATAACATTTAGAGTTGATCTATGAGGATTACCTTGTTAGCCAAAAACAAGTTGAGTTTCAATGATGGCAGTTGTAAGAAAGAGTCTTATAGTTCTACACTTCATTCTCAATGGGAAAGGTGTAATACAATCAGTCTTTCATCGATATTGAACACAGTGTGCAAAGAACTTTTGGTTGGCATTGTGTTTGCTTCTAGTGCATTTCTTGTCTAACAAGATTTGAAAGAATGCTTGGATAAAATAGATGGCTCTCGTGTCTTCTTTCTTCACAATGAGATATCATCACATGTTCAAGGTACTTTTGGATccggtgccctaagtgtagtatattcatttgtatacttgtatttttctgaacagattggtttaataaaattatttaaaaattacattaatatcatttgtatattgtcctcaatggtttttgcacgcaaaaaaaaatgaaagaaaatattgaCTCATTGGTTAGCTAATCTTTAATTAATAATATGATGTGTTTCATGGTTAGATTGTAATATAGAAAGATAGCTTTTATTAGTAGATGAATCTAAACATGTCCTCAGTTTAATCGAAATGGAGCaaactaattgaaagactaatatattatctatcaagtccaattggggagatattTTGTCTTAAGCATCGAATtggatgactcctaaaagatagagacatagatgtgattgactggacTGACAATAAATCagacaagacccaagtagaatagattctaaatccatttatgggtttattcacttgtaacgttcatagtgtgacataacttaatcttgagtggatgatggactatgtatgcatgactcgtatacttttaTGTAAGTaaagtctgagttcaaatagataaggaaccaaaagttggtgCATTGGATATATAagacttctacagtatgtagcatcattcatagTAGTAAAATTGATAGCCCAAGAAATGAGTAAATGATAtcatctcattggcattacatgatagatgaaaagtaaatgtggccacagGTCGTTTGTCTTTATgtcaaatgatttaattactatttgatagtaattgacttttaatgaaggaagatgtaatggttactatgagataaaataagataatattgGAAGAACGGATTTATCCCAAAGAagttaatgatatcctatgagagtaacacacttaTAACAAGATCATTAGATGAGCACTGATTGAGTAGCTTTCTTAACAAAAGATACACATTAGTACTCTAAGGTAGGTTGCAAGATCCTCCAACATTATAATGCA containing:
- the LOC107954249 gene encoding LOB domain-containing protein 1, which translates into the protein MLKMEYTSEVAAQSPSPKSSNSSSSPPPPPPLPSTSVVISPCAACKILRRRCADKCVLAPYFPPTEPTKFTIAHRVFGASNIIKFLQELPESQRADAVSSMVYEASARIRDPVYGCTGAICQLQKQVNELQAQLAKAQAEVVNMQLQQANLVALLCMEVAQSPQQNPHQPINDFLSNSPQSYHSNPSFLDDNNLGSSWEPLWT